From the genome of Pukyongia salina, one region includes:
- a CDS encoding CAP domain-containing protein encodes MKLVKYSLLAMVFFTTIVSCSKDETVVVEEANYSIDLNLAMETDWEMANAILVLVNQHRESMGLPALKRDQTYASAYAVEHTQYMIQKSKLSHDNFGVRSQGLKDRGATIVGENVAYGYNTAEDVVNAWLNSPGHRKIIEGLFTHSGFGIIPNGRGDYYFTQLFYRK; translated from the coding sequence ATGAAACTTGTAAAATACAGCCTACTGGCTATGGTATTTTTTACTACCATAGTATCCTGCTCTAAAGACGAAACGGTAGTTGTCGAAGAGGCAAACTACTCCATTGACCTTAACCTTGCCATGGAAACCGATTGGGAAATGGCAAATGCCATTCTCGTTCTGGTAAACCAACACCGAGAATCAATGGGATTACCTGCATTAAAAAGAGATCAAACGTATGCATCGGCTTACGCCGTTGAGCATACACAGTACATGATCCAAAAATCGAAACTAAGCCATGATAATTTTGGTGTTCGCTCTCAGGGTCTTAAAGACAGGGGAGCCACGATCGTTGGTGAGAATGTGGCCTACGGTTACAACACCGCAGAGGATGTGGTAAATGCCTGGTTGAATAGTCCAGGACACAGAAAGATCATCGAAGGATTGTTTACACATTCCGGATTTGGGATCATTCCCAACGGAAGAGGAGATTACTATTTTACTCAGCTCTTCTATAGAAAATAG
- a CDS encoding alpha-2-macroglobulin family protein: protein MKSLLRLAAITAIVLLHACKDKSETSQTDNLFKFKDYITHHTYGNQSIAAPIRIELAKPLEQFELTEEIDPSYLKIHPKTDGTLLIENSTTLIFQPSEYLKPDTEYTITVQLGKLYKDIGKEFKAYTFAFKTITPNLKLDLDNLQSYSKQWQYVSGSLETSDVITLDKAKQLVTAVQEGKKLKIKWPAEDEAARYFNFTIDSIQRKMDDSKITISWDGDPIEAQSKGSEDFPIPGQNNFKVVGVESTHAPQASLTVNFSDPLQEDQDFAGLVTIENADNLRFEVDGNVLIAYPNTRLTGTSRVTLFSGIKNTEGFKLKKEFSELISFEQLKPAVRLLSDGVILPNAASTPLYFEAVNLKTVDIRVIQIFENNMLQFLQTSNLNNTSSYNIRRVGRRVASTTMSLEEDGITSDGSWKAYAINLSEFFKADPGALYQIEFSFSKEDSGYDCSNAEDGDPNDDYIEYADASNLDENEREERYWDNEIYRWRTYTYNWEQRDNPCHAAYYNEDRNITANVMGSDLGLIVKKGKNRSYHFATSNLITANPESSVKIKLYNYQQQLIHTVTTDKDGLTVYDSDKNIAFAVAQIGYNYAYAKLEDGNALSLSKFDVSGKELQKGLKGFLYTERGVHRPGDSIHLTFVLNDLANPLPKGHPVTLQLKDARGKLVERKVINGRGTSDGISENNFYYFPLATDAAAPTGNWNATVSVGGVTFGKTLKVATVKPNRLKIKLNFDDEILDATKPVTGNAEVLWLHGAPARNMKIEMEATLRSTSTAFEKFKGYTFNDPVRNFDEVEIPFINTSLSNDGRVNFSEAFNISKKAPGMLRATFLTKVFEGGGDFSIDVISKNLSPYSHFVGLRSPKPHRYGSYFTDENTQFDLATVDAQGNPDGNRTVEVQVFRIEWRWWWSRGRENLSRYENARVHRPVKKFKVTSDAGGKATFDINIPEDEGGRYLIRVLDIESGHATGRVAYFYRNWWKQPADGDAESAQMLVFSADKESYNVGDKATITFPSGSEGRALISIENGTEVLSTQWIKTTKGETTTSIELTKEMTPNVYVNISLLQPHEQTKNDLPIRLYGVIPLLVENPATRLHPVLDIPKVLKPEENFTVKVSEENKKPMTYTIAMVDEGLLDLTRFKTPEIHQAFYSREALGVKTFDIYDYIIGAYSGSVDNIFAVGGGDEAAGAKNRKADRFKPVVKFLGPFTLEKGQTASHNIKMPNYIGSVRTMIIAGDDKLGAYGKADITTPVRKPLMVLASLPRKLSPGEKVTLPVTVFAMEKKVKNARITIKTGDALKAIDGTEKNISFSEPGEQIVNFEFEVLPAAEFQTIEVTATGSGEKASYQVEIDVENPNPVSQKSTLYTLDPNAVQTITFDTFGVAGTNKATLEFSTLPPMDFNKRMGYLIRYPHGCIEQTTSGAFPQLYLDDIFDLTFDKKEQMERNVKAAIKRLNNFQRAGGGLSYWPGESEIDDWGTNYAGHFMLEAKKQGYALPITFLSNWLSYQKSAARQWRSNSTSYNSSHIQAYRLFTLALAGQPELAAMNRLRESGKMNNDAKWRLAAAYALAGKKKVAEDLAGTANLNFESNRYNYYSYGSPFRNMAMALETMTILEDPKQRDLSVSLAKGLSSNTWYSTQETAFALLALSKMISKNGGKAIDISFTNSGKKEVLNTKNAMAERDLDISMGSNSITISNNQANVVYVNLSQQGKLPLGDELTAQRKLALKTQFLDGEGAQMVVSNLKQGTEITMKIGVTNTSNDYIDNIALSQILPSGWEIVNTSFTELGGGAKGNARYTDIRDDRVNFYFDLAKKSTKTFTVKLNASYLGTYYLPGTQAEAMYDNTYYARTKGTWVVVER, encoded by the coding sequence ATGAAATCATTGCTTCGCCTGGCTGCAATTACTGCTATTGTTCTTTTACATGCCTGTAAGGACAAATCTGAAACCTCTCAAACAGACAACCTTTTTAAATTCAAAGATTATATTACCCATCATACGTATGGCAACCAGAGTATAGCTGCTCCCATCCGTATAGAGCTTGCAAAGCCATTAGAGCAATTCGAACTTACCGAGGAGATCGACCCATCTTATTTGAAGATCCATCCTAAAACCGATGGCACTTTACTTATCGAGAATAGTACAACCTTAATTTTTCAGCCTAGCGAGTATCTCAAGCCGGACACAGAATACACAATCACCGTTCAGTTGGGGAAACTCTATAAAGACATAGGTAAAGAATTTAAGGCATATACATTTGCCTTTAAGACCATTACCCCAAATTTAAAACTGGATCTAGACAATCTTCAGTCTTATAGCAAGCAATGGCAGTATGTGAGTGGTTCTCTGGAAACCTCGGATGTGATCACCCTGGACAAGGCTAAACAACTTGTTACTGCAGTACAGGAGGGGAAAAAGCTAAAAATAAAATGGCCCGCCGAGGACGAGGCCGCCCGATATTTCAACTTCACCATAGATAGCATTCAGCGAAAGATGGATGACTCGAAGATCACCATCAGCTGGGATGGAGATCCTATCGAAGCCCAATCCAAAGGCAGCGAGGATTTTCCTATCCCGGGCCAGAACAATTTTAAGGTTGTAGGCGTGGAAAGCACTCATGCCCCCCAGGCTTCCCTTACCGTAAATTTTTCAGATCCACTACAGGAAGATCAGGATTTTGCCGGTTTGGTGACCATTGAAAATGCCGATAACTTACGTTTTGAGGTAGATGGTAATGTACTTATCGCTTATCCGAATACTCGTCTTACCGGAACTTCGCGGGTAACTCTCTTTAGTGGTATAAAGAACACCGAAGGATTTAAACTGAAAAAAGAATTTTCCGAACTGATCTCCTTCGAGCAGCTAAAGCCTGCGGTTAGACTTCTCTCTGATGGAGTGATCCTTCCCAATGCGGCCTCAACTCCTTTATATTTTGAAGCGGTGAACCTTAAAACAGTTGATATTAGGGTTATACAGATCTTCGAAAATAATATGCTGCAGTTCCTGCAAACATCAAATCTCAATAACACCAGTAGTTACAATATACGAAGAGTTGGCAGGCGTGTGGCTTCTACTACAATGTCCTTAGAAGAGGACGGTATCACTTCGGATGGATCCTGGAAAGCCTATGCGATCAATCTTTCCGAATTTTTTAAAGCAGATCCGGGAGCACTCTACCAGATAGAATTTAGTTTCAGTAAAGAAGATAGTGGTTACGATTGTTCTAATGCAGAAGACGGCGATCCGAACGACGATTATATCGAATATGCAGATGCTTCCAACCTGGACGAAAATGAACGCGAAGAACGATATTGGGACAACGAGATCTATCGCTGGAGAACCTATACCTATAACTGGGAGCAACGGGACAATCCTTGTCATGCAGCCTATTATAATGAGGATAGGAATATCACAGCAAATGTAATGGGTAGCGATCTGGGTCTTATTGTAAAGAAGGGTAAAAATCGCTCCTATCATTTCGCCACGTCCAATCTTATTACGGCCAATCCGGAATCCTCGGTAAAGATCAAATTATACAACTATCAGCAGCAACTTATTCATACCGTAACTACCGATAAAGATGGTTTAACCGTTTATGACAGCGACAAGAACATTGCCTTCGCAGTAGCTCAAATAGGATATAATTATGCCTATGCGAAACTAGAGGACGGTAACGCGCTTTCCTTGAGTAAATTCGACGTTTCGGGTAAAGAACTACAAAAAGGATTGAAAGGATTCCTTTATACCGAACGAGGTGTTCATCGGCCGGGAGACAGCATCCATCTCACTTTTGTACTAAACGATCTTGCAAATCCGCTTCCGAAGGGACATCCTGTAACATTACAACTAAAGGACGCCCGGGGAAAACTGGTAGAACGAAAAGTGATCAATGGCCGGGGGACTTCCGATGGTATTTCCGAAAATAATTTTTACTACTTCCCCTTAGCTACCGATGCAGCCGCTCCTACCGGAAACTGGAACGCTACTGTTAGTGTAGGTGGTGTGACCTTTGGTAAAACACTGAAAGTCGCCACGGTAAAACCAAATCGCCTGAAAATAAAATTAAATTTCGATGATGAAATCCTCGACGCTACCAAACCAGTTACCGGTAATGCCGAAGTCCTATGGTTACACGGAGCTCCAGCCCGGAATATGAAGATCGAGATGGAAGCCACCTTGAGATCCACCTCAACGGCCTTTGAAAAATTTAAGGGTTATACCTTCAACGACCCGGTGCGAAATTTCGATGAAGTCGAGATCCCGTTCATAAACACTTCTCTTTCAAACGATGGAAGGGTAAACTTTTCAGAAGCCTTTAATATTAGTAAAAAAGCCCCGGGTATGTTACGCGCAACCTTCTTAACAAAAGTGTTTGAAGGTGGCGGTGATTTTTCTATAGACGTGATTTCAAAAAACTTGTCTCCTTACAGCCATTTTGTAGGATTGCGTTCTCCAAAACCGCATCGGTATGGTTCTTATTTTACAGACGAAAACACACAATTCGACCTGGCGACCGTAGATGCCCAGGGGAACCCTGATGGTAATAGAACAGTAGAAGTTCAGGTATTCCGCATTGAATGGCGATGGTGGTGGAGCAGAGGGCGTGAAAATTTGTCGCGATATGAAAATGCACGCGTGCATCGTCCTGTAAAGAAATTTAAGGTGACTTCAGACGCCGGTGGGAAAGCAACCTTCGATATCAATATTCCTGAAGATGAGGGTGGTCGATATCTTATCAGGGTATTAGATATAGAATCCGGCCATGCCACAGGACGGGTGGCCTACTTCTACAGAAACTGGTGGAAACAACCAGCCGACGGGGATGCCGAAAGTGCACAAATGCTGGTTTTTTCAGCAGATAAAGAATCGTATAACGTGGGCGACAAGGCAACCATAACTTTCCCATCCGGAAGTGAGGGACGTGCCTTGATAAGCATAGAAAACGGCACCGAAGTCCTCTCTACTCAATGGATAAAAACTACAAAGGGAGAAACCACCACCAGTATCGAACTCACAAAGGAAATGACACCAAATGTGTATGTGAACATTTCGCTATTACAACCTCATGAGCAAACTAAAAATGACCTCCCCATACGGCTTTACGGAGTAATTCCCCTTTTGGTGGAAAATCCGGCAACCAGGCTTCATCCCGTTCTGGATATACCCAAGGTCTTAAAGCCAGAGGAGAATTTTACGGTTAAAGTTTCTGAAGAAAACAAAAAACCGATGACTTATACTATCGCCATGGTAGATGAAGGGTTACTGGATCTCACAAGATTTAAAACCCCCGAGATTCATCAGGCATTTTATTCGCGTGAAGCACTGGGAGTGAAAACCTTCGATATATACGATTACATTATTGGGGCATACTCCGGCAGTGTGGATAATATTTTTGCCGTAGGAGGTGGCGATGAAGCAGCCGGAGCAAAAAACCGAAAAGCAGACAGATTTAAGCCGGTAGTAAAATTTCTGGGGCCGTTTACACTCGAAAAAGGCCAAACAGCCTCTCACAATATTAAAATGCCAAATTATATTGGATCGGTAAGGACTATGATCATAGCTGGTGATGACAAGCTAGGAGCCTACGGAAAAGCTGATATAACCACCCCGGTTAGAAAACCCCTAATGGTACTGGCGTCGCTGCCTCGAAAATTATCTCCGGGTGAAAAAGTAACACTGCCGGTTACGGTGTTTGCTATGGAGAAAAAGGTTAAGAATGCTCGAATCACCATAAAAACGGGAGATGCACTTAAAGCGATCGATGGAACAGAAAAAAATATTTCGTTCTCCGAACCGGGTGAACAGATCGTGAACTTCGAATTCGAGGTTCTTCCTGCTGCCGAATTTCAGACCATAGAAGTCACCGCGACTGGAAGTGGAGAAAAAGCGAGTTATCAAGTGGAGATCGATGTTGAAAATCCTAATCCTGTTTCTCAAAAATCTACCTTGTATACCTTAGACCCTAATGCAGTGCAAACTATTACATTCGATACTTTTGGGGTAGCCGGTACAAATAAAGCTACGCTGGAATTTTCCACGCTACCTCCAATGGACTTTAACAAACGGATGGGTTATCTAATTAGGTATCCTCACGGCTGTATTGAACAAACTACTTCCGGTGCGTTTCCGCAATTATACCTGGACGACATTTTCGACCTTACTTTCGATAAGAAAGAGCAAATGGAGCGTAATGTAAAAGCTGCCATCAAACGCCTTAATAATTTTCAAAGAGCCGGTGGAGGGCTGAGTTACTGGCCCGGAGAAAGTGAAATTGACGACTGGGGTACCAATTATGCCGGCCACTTTATGTTGGAGGCTAAAAAACAAGGGTATGCCCTACCCATAACTTTTCTAAGCAATTGGTTGAGTTACCAGAAAAGTGCTGCCAGGCAATGGAGAAGTAATAGTACTTCGTACAATTCCAGTCATATTCAGGCGTACAGACTGTTTACCCTGGCATTGGCTGGCCAGCCGGAACTTGCCGCAATGAACCGATTGCGCGAATCTGGTAAAATGAACAATGACGCTAAATGGAGATTAGCGGCTGCCTATGCCCTTGCCGGCAAGAAAAAGGTGGCTGAAGATTTAGCCGGAACGGCTAATCTGAATTTCGAATCCAATAGATATAATTATTACAGCTATGGATCGCCATTTAGAAACATGGCTATGGCTTTGGAAACAATGACGATCCTGGAGGATCCAAAACAAAGGGATCTATCTGTATCCTTGGCAAAGGGACTTTCTTCCAATACATGGTATAGCACACAGGAAACTGCCTTTGCCCTGCTGGCACTTTCTAAAATGATCTCGAAAAATGGTGGAAAGGCGATAGATATTTCCTTCACCAATAGTGGAAAAAAAGAGGTTTTAAATACTAAGAACGCCATGGCCGAACGTGATCTGGATATATCTATGGGATCTAATAGTATAACGATATCAAACAACCAGGCAAATGTGGTATATGTGAACTTATCGCAGCAGGGTAAATTACCCCTGGGTGATGAACTTACTGCACAGCGAAAGCTGGCGCTGAAAACTCAGTTTCTCGATGGTGAAGGCGCGCAAATGGTAGTTTCGAATCTTAAACAAGGTACAGAGATCACCATGAAGATAGGGGTGACAAATACCTCTAACGACTACATAGATAATATTGCGCTCTCACAGATCCTACCCAGTGGTTGGGAAATTGTAAATACAAGCTTTACCGAGCTAGGCGGAGGTGCAAAAGGTAATGCACGATACACCGACATAAGGGATGACAGGGTAAATTTCTATTTTGATCTTGCAAAGAAATCAACAAAGACCTTTACAGTTAAACTTAATGCCTCCTATTTAGGCACCTATTATCTTCCAGGTACCCAGGCCGAGGCTATGTACGACAATACATATTACGCTAGAACTAAAGGAACCTGGGTTGTGGTTGAGAGATAA
- a CDS encoding pyridoxine/pyridoxamine 5'-phosphate oxidase encodes MKDISHLPEQPDPFVVFTNWFHEHSTHTKSAHPGACVLSTNGLDGFPNARFLSLKLIEVPFLIFGGTRESLKAKEISNDPHAALTFWWEESKRQVRVQGIAATTSDEHSDFLFRRRDKAAQLVSTISQQGAHLNSWEDLKDQFDAALASRYNESIARPENWCGFKVEPTRFEFMEFMDTRLHRRTLFSKKNNEWVVKMVQP; translated from the coding sequence ATGAAGGACATCTCTCATCTTCCGGAACAACCCGATCCTTTCGTGGTTTTTACTAATTGGTTTCATGAGCACTCCACACATACTAAGTCTGCACACCCGGGTGCATGTGTACTTTCCACAAATGGCCTGGATGGTTTTCCCAATGCCCGTTTTCTCTCTTTAAAACTGATAGAAGTTCCGTTTTTGATATTCGGAGGAACGCGGGAATCCCTGAAAGCAAAGGAAATCAGCAACGATCCGCATGCTGCTCTTACATTTTGGTGGGAAGAATCCAAAAGGCAGGTAAGGGTACAGGGGATCGCCGCTACAACTTCCGATGAACATTCAGACTTTTTATTCAGGAGGCGTGATAAGGCAGCACAGTTGGTAAGCACCATCAGCCAACAGGGTGCCCACCTGAACTCCTGGGAAGACCTCAAGGACCAATTTGATGCGGCCTTGGCCAGCCGCTATAATGAGTCTATTGCCAGGCCTGAGAACTGGTGCGGTTTCAAGGTGGAGCCCACCCGGTTCGAGTTTATGGAGTTCATGGATACCCGGCTGCATCGTCGTACGCTTTTCAGCAAAAAGAACAATGAATGGGTTGTGAAAATGGTTCAGCCCTGA
- a CDS encoding isoaspartyl peptidase/L-asparaginase family protein yields the protein MAKIFSLLCVVLLFLSCENDKKAAENGPDPSEKSEENASTFGIVIHGGAGTILKENMSDSLEDAFKAKLEEAIRVGHDILARGGTAMEAVTKTINVMEDSPLFNAGKGAVFTHEETNELDASVMDGATLNAGAVAGVTRIKNPIDLALEVMNNSPHVMLSGKGAEVFAAERGFELVDPMYFYTERRFQSLQNVKKRESENKISVIEDPFIKNSKFGTVGCAALDKNGNLAAGTSTGGMTNKRWNRIGDAPIIGAGTYANNSTCAVSSTGWGEYFIRAMVAHDISAMMEYKGVSLQEAASEVIQKKVPELGGDGGIVAIDKDGNVAMEFNTAGMYRAHMNAKGELIIGIYKE from the coding sequence ATGGCTAAAATTTTTTCACTTTTATGTGTTGTTTTACTGTTTTTGAGTTGCGAAAACGATAAAAAAGCGGCAGAAAATGGCCCAGATCCTTCCGAAAAATCCGAAGAAAACGCATCAACTTTTGGAATCGTAATTCACGGCGGTGCCGGGACCATTTTGAAGGAGAATATGAGCGATTCCCTGGAGGATGCCTTTAAGGCAAAACTGGAAGAAGCAATTCGCGTGGGACACGATATCCTTGCCAGAGGTGGTACGGCTATGGAAGCAGTCACTAAAACAATAAATGTGATGGAGGACTCTCCCCTGTTCAACGCCGGAAAGGGTGCGGTCTTCACACACGAAGAAACCAACGAGTTGGATGCCTCTGTCATGGATGGGGCCACACTTAATGCAGGTGCGGTAGCAGGTGTTACCAGGATAAAAAACCCCATCGATCTTGCACTAGAGGTTATGAATAATTCTCCTCACGTAATGCTAAGCGGAAAGGGAGCCGAAGTTTTTGCTGCGGAAAGAGGTTTTGAGTTGGTGGATCCTATGTACTTTTATACAGAAAGAAGGTTTCAATCTCTTCAAAACGTTAAGAAAAGAGAAAGCGAGAACAAGATTTCCGTGATTGAAGATCCCTTTATAAAAAATTCTAAGTTCGGGACTGTTGGATGTGCGGCCCTTGACAAAAATGGAAATTTGGCCGCCGGAACTTCAACCGGTGGTATGACCAATAAACGCTGGAACCGCATAGGTGATGCTCCCATCATTGGCGCCGGAACCTATGCCAACAACTCAACTTGCGCCGTTTCTTCCACAGGTTGGGGTGAATATTTTATCAGAGCCATGGTAGCCCATGATATTTCGGCCATGATGGAATATAAGGGGGTAAGCCTGCAGGAAGCCGCTTCAGAAGTAATTCAGAAAAAAGTCCCTGAACTTGGTGGTGACGGAGGTATTGTAGCTATAGATAAAGACGGCAATGTTGCGATGGAATTCAATACAGCAGGTATGTATCGAGCGCATATGAACGCCAAGGGAGAGCTTATAATTGGCATCTATAAGGAATAG
- a CDS encoding antibiotic biosynthesis monooxygenase family protein: protein MKPYYAVIFTSLLSNNTEGYQEMAIKMETLAKKQPGYLGFESAREDLGITISYWESLEDIKNWKQNLEHLEAQHLGRNQWYRWYRTRICRVEREYEFEP, encoded by the coding sequence ATGAAACCGTATTACGCAGTCATCTTTACCAGCCTACTTTCAAATAACACTGAAGGCTATCAGGAAATGGCCATTAAAATGGAAACCCTTGCCAAAAAACAGCCCGGATATCTTGGTTTTGAAAGTGCCAGGGAAGACCTTGGGATCACCATAAGCTATTGGGAGAGTTTGGAAGACATAAAAAACTGGAAGCAAAATCTGGAACATTTAGAGGCTCAGCACCTGGGGAGAAATCAGTGGTATCGCTGGTATAGAACAAGAATTTGCAGGGTAGAACGAGAGTACGAATTCGAGCCTTAA
- a CDS encoding 3-hydroxyanthranilate 3,4-dioxygenase: MAIPKPFNLTQWVEENRDLLKPPVGNKNLYKDAEDYIVMVVAGPNARKDYHYNETEELFYQLEGNIEVIIQEDGERKVMKLGPGDMYLHPAKVPHSPARSEGSIGLVVERKRVDLDAKDGLLWFCDNCNNKLHEVYFPLHDIEKDFLKHFKEFYGSKELRTCDNCGTVMEADERFVGDD, from the coding sequence ATGGCTATTCCAAAACCTTTCAATTTAACCCAATGGGTTGAAGAAAACAGAGACCTTCTGAAACCTCCTGTAGGCAATAAGAATTTATACAAAGACGCCGAAGACTACATTGTGATGGTAGTAGCAGGTCCCAATGCCAGAAAGGATTATCACTATAATGAAACGGAAGAACTATTTTATCAGCTGGAAGGGAATATAGAGGTAATAATACAGGAAGACGGGGAGCGAAAGGTTATGAAACTTGGACCTGGAGACATGTATCTTCATCCGGCTAAAGTGCCGCATTCTCCGGCCAGAAGTGAGGGATCAATAGGATTGGTTGTAGAACGCAAGCGTGTCGATCTGGATGCTAAAGATGGATTGCTATGGTTCTGTGATAACTGTAATAACAAATTACACGAGGTGTATTTTCCGCTGCACGATATAGAAAAAGATTTTCTGAAACATTTTAAAGAGTTCTACGGTTCGAAAGAACTCCGTACCTGTGATAATTGCGGAACGGTGATGGAAGCCGATGAACGCTTTGTAGGTGACGATTAA
- the pbpC gene encoding penicillin-binding protein 1C, which produces MRVTSSNIAHRLYRHKVKISICLILFGLWLFCLPAEFFTSPTSTVVESREGVMLGARIADDGQWRFPETDSIPYRFEQCILHFEDEYFYVHPGINPVSMGKALWQNLTTDKRRGGSTLTQQVIRLSRKNKPRTYFEKGIEILMATRLEVGYSKNDILKMYASHAPFGGNVVGLETASWRYFGLPASELSWGQSASLAILPNAPSLIFPGKNEGVLKKKRDRLLEKLYTKGIIDQTTYQLALDESLPGKPLPLPEIALHLTERMKREHPGERVKTTISAELQNKLNRIAAQQHYTLKQNEIHNLAVLILDVDSREVLAYLGNAPTTLENNKYVDIIDKSRSTGSVLKPFLYTSLLNNGELLPNSLVADIPTVINGYSPENFDGEFNGAVPASIALSRSLNVPAVRMLRTYGLDRFHRRLQELNFKSIDKPANYYGLSLILGGAESSLWEVTNAYASMAATLNFFNGSSSEYTSASFKRPQFVKNNSHNTDKISGDPIVFNAAAIYKTLEALQQVNRPQGEENWSFFSNSQPIAWKTGTSFGFKDAWAVGVTPRYAIGVWAGNADGEGRPGLTGIQAAAPILFDVLDALPKSDWFAIPYDEMIESEICVKSGYLAGVNCESVSREFIPKLGTRTSPCNYHQQVFLDAEGRHQVNSSCYPLANMQQKSWFTLPPVMEYYYAKKHPEYIPLPEFRSDCLQDGEQLMEFIYPKRNEAIVLARDFNENINDIILKVAHRSSETKLYWYLDSRFIGMTDTFHEIALQPVPGNFVLTVVDQEGNQIHRKLEVSVASGS; this is translated from the coding sequence ATGAGAGTAACGAGTTCCAATATCGCACACAGGCTTTATCGGCATAAAGTAAAAATTTCAATATGCCTGATATTGTTCGGCCTATGGTTATTTTGTCTGCCGGCCGAGTTTTTCACCAGCCCCACCTCTACTGTGGTAGAAAGTAGGGAAGGAGTTATGCTGGGTGCCCGTATCGCGGATGACGGACAGTGGCGTTTCCCAGAAACAGATTCGATCCCGTATCGCTTCGAGCAATGCATACTTCATTTTGAAGATGAATATTTCTATGTTCATCCAGGTATCAATCCTGTTTCCATGGGTAAAGCTTTGTGGCAGAATCTCACTACCGATAAGCGAAGAGGTGGTAGTACCCTGACACAGCAGGTGATTCGCCTCTCCCGAAAGAATAAGCCGCGGACCTATTTTGAAAAAGGTATCGAGATTTTAATGGCCACGCGGTTGGAAGTCGGTTATTCCAAGAACGACATCCTGAAAATGTATGCTTCACATGCGCCCTTTGGAGGCAATGTGGTAGGCCTGGAGACAGCAAGCTGGCGCTATTTCGGCCTTCCGGCATCCGAACTAAGCTGGGGGCAATCGGCTTCTTTGGCGATTCTACCTAATGCTCCTTCTCTTATTTTCCCGGGTAAAAATGAAGGTGTTCTAAAAAAGAAACGCGACCGCCTGTTAGAGAAACTTTACACTAAAGGAATTATAGATCAAACAACCTACCAATTGGCATTGGACGAATCCCTACCAGGGAAACCCCTGCCTCTACCTGAAATTGCCTTACACCTTACCGAACGTATGAAAAGGGAACACCCGGGTGAACGAGTAAAAACCACAATTTCGGCAGAGCTGCAAAATAAATTGAATCGTATCGCGGCACAGCAACATTACACCCTTAAGCAGAATGAAATACACAACCTGGCTGTTCTCATTCTCGATGTAGATTCCAGAGAGGTACTTGCCTATCTGGGTAATGCGCCTACTACTCTTGAAAACAACAAATATGTAGATATTATTGACAAATCGCGTAGCACGGGCAGCGTACTAAAACCCTTTTTATATACCTCCCTGCTGAATAACGGAGAGTTACTTCCCAACAGTCTCGTGGCCGATATACCTACTGTCATCAACGGTTATAGCCCTGAAAATTTCGATGGTGAATTTAACGGTGCAGTACCTGCCAGCATAGCTTTATCCAGATCCCTTAACGTACCCGCTGTACGAATGCTTCGAACCTATGGTTTGGACAGATTCCATCGAAGATTGCAGGAATTGAATTTTAAGAGCATTGACAAACCTGCAAATTACTACGGACTCTCACTCATCTTGGGGGGAGCAGAGAGTTCGTTGTGGGAAGTGACAAATGCTTACGCAAGTATGGCAGCTACTTTAAATTTTTTTAATGGTAGTTCCAGCGAATACACTTCAGCCTCATTTAAAAGGCCTCAATTTGTTAAAAACAATAGCCATAACACCGACAAAATATCCGGCGACCCCATAGTTTTTAATGCGGCGGCTATCTATAAGACCCTTGAAGCGCTTCAGCAGGTAAATCGCCCACAAGGGGAGGAAAACTGGAGTTTTTTTAGTAATTCCCAGCCAATTGCATGGAAGACGGGCACCAGTTTCGGATTTAAAGACGCATGGGCGGTTGGAGTAACACCGCGTTATGCTATAGGTGTTTGGGCAGGGAATGCCGACGGGGAAGGAAGACCCGGGTTAACCGGTATTCAGGCTGCGGCACCCATATTGTTCGATGTGCTCGATGCACTTCCAAAAAGTGATTGGTTTGCAATTCCGTACGACGAGATGATCGAAAGTGAAATTTGTGTGAAAAGTGGATATCTGGCCGGCGTTAATTGTGAATCGGTAAGTCGCGAATTCATTCCTAAACTCGGAACCCGAACGTCTCCTTGTAATTACCACCAACAAGTATTCCTGGATGCAGAAGGCAGACATCAGGTTAATTCCTCCTGCTACCCTCTAGCCAACATGCAGCAAAAAAGCTGGTTCACACTTCCTCCGGTTATGGAATATTACTACGCTAAAAAACATCCGGAATATATCCCGCTGCCGGAATTTAGAAGTGATTGCCTGCAGGATGGCGAACAGCTTATGGAATTTATCTATCCCAAAAGAAATGAGGCCATAGTTTTGGCCAGGGATTTCAATGAAAACATAAACGACATTATTTTAAAAGTAGCTCATAGATCGTCTGAGACCAAATTATACTGGTATCTAGACTCACGTTTTATAGGAATGACAGATACCTTTCACGAAATAGCCTTGCAGCCCGTGCCCGGAAATTTTGTTTTAACTGTTGTGGACCAGGAAGGCAACCAGATCCATCGAAAATTAGAAGTGTCTGTAGCTAGTGGTTCCTAA